The sequence GACGAACCGCTCGTGCGGCCCGAACACCATCGCCCGCAGCGCCGAGTGCAGCCCGTCGGCCCCGATCACCAGGTCGAAACGCCGCCGGCCGCCGCCCGCGAAGGTCACGTCGACGCCGTCCGCGTCCTGGGTCAGCTCGGCGATCCGGTCGCCGAAGAGGTACTCGACGCCGTCGCGCGTGTCGTCGTACAGCACCTGGGACAGGTCACCGCGCAGGATCTCGATCTCCGAGATGTAGCCGTCGCCGCCGTCGTCCTCCGCGCTGAAGGTCTCCAGCACGTTCCCGTCCGCGTCCACCGTGTACGCGCCGGCGGTTTCGGTGCGGGCCGCGCGCACCGCGTCGTCCAGCCCCATCAGCCGGATGACCTCCCTGGTCACCCCGCGCGCGTCGACCGCCTGCCCGCCGGGCCGCAACCCGGGCGCCCGCTCCACCACGGTGACCTCGGCCCCGCGCCGGCACAGCCAGTGGGCCAGCGCGGGCCCCGCGATGCTGGCGCCGGCGATCAAAACTCTCGTACCGCTCACGGTTCCCCCTACCGGTTCCGATCAGTGCCGGGATCCTACAGCGGCACCTCAGTCGGCAGTGGGTTGTTCGCTGGGAAACAGGATCGGGCTGAGCAGGTAGCGGGTGCGGCCGGGGGCGGGCGGATTGGCCAGCCGGGGCAGGATCGCGGCGCGCAGTTCGTCGTTCATGGCGATCAGTTCTTCGCGGTTCAGCCAGATCGCGTGCTGCCGGTAGCCGACGGGATCGGTGGCGGGGTCGGCGTTCTCGCGGTCCAGGTAGGCGTTGAACTCGGCGACGAGCGCCGCGACCGCCACCGCGAACCCGCGCCGGTGGTCCTCGGGGGACAGTCCCGCGGCCGTGTCCGGATCGATCGACGCCCGTTCCGGCCGCAGCTCGTAGTGGCGCTCGACCGCGCCGCGCACGCGCCGTTCTTCGGCCACGCGCAGGATCCCGCCCGAGGCGAGCAGGTCGACGTGCCGGTAGACCATCGCTTTCGAGACGTCCGGCAGCAACGCGCAGAGCTGGGCGGTGGTGTGCGTCCGCCCGCCGCGCATCGCGTGCACGATCCGCAGCCGTACCGGGTGCGCCAGCAGTTCCAAGGTGTCCACTACCCAACGATCTCACACGGTGATACCGTTCGCAAAAAGCGAGAAAGGTGGGGGGACGATGACGGAACGGGGGCCCGCGGCAGTCGCCGCGGCGGTGGTGGACCTGGCGGCCGAGCGGCGGTTCGCCGACGTCGAGGAGCTGTTCGCGCCGAGGCTGCGGGCGGTGGCGTCGGCCGAGACGCTGCGGGTCGGCTGGGAGGGCGAGATCGCCCGGATCGGGCCGGTCTCGGCGATCGGCGGGCCGGTGAGCGGGCCGGCCGGGGCGGGGCTCGTCCGGGTGCGCGTTCCGGTGACCTGCGAACGCGGCGGGCTGACCGTGGTCATGTCGGTCGACGACGCCGGCCTGCTGCACGGCCTGCGGCTCGCCCCGCCGTCGAGCACCTCCTGGGAGCCACCGGATTACGCGACCCCCGGCCGGTTCACCGAGCGGGACATCACCGTCGGCGAAGGCCCGCTCGCGGTGCCCGGCACGCTGACCGTCCCCACCGGGCGCGGCCCGTGGCCCGGCTTGGTGCTGCTCAGCTCCGGCCCGTTCGACCGCGACCTGACGACCGGCCCGAACAAACCGTTCAAGGACCTGGCGTGGGGCCTGGCGAGCCGCGGTGTCGCGGTCGTCCGCTTCGACAAGGTCACTCACACGCATCCCCACGTCGGCGCCGAACCCGGGTTCACGATGGCCGAGGAGTACGTGCCGCACGCGCTTTCCGCCGTCCGCCTGCTCCAGCGGCAGCGGACCGTCGACGCCGAGCGGGTGTTCGTCGCCGGGCACAGCGGCGGCGGCAAGGCGGCACCGCGGGTCGCGGCCGCGGACGCGTCCATCGCCGGGCTGGTGAGCCTCGCCGGGGACACCCTGCCGTTGAGCCGGACGGCCGTCCGGGTGGTCAAGTACCTGGCGGAGCTGGATCCCGGCCCGGCCACGACGGCGGCCGTCGAGGCCGTCACCCGGCAGGCCGCGCTCGTCGAGAGCCCCGGCCTGTCCCCCGCGATCCCCGCGTCGGACCTGCTCTTCAACTGGCCGGCGTCGTACTGGCTGGACCTGCGCGACTACGACCCGGTCGCGACCGCGGCCGGGCTGGACCGGCCGATGCTCATCCTGCAGGGCGGCCGCGACTACCAGGTGACCGCGGACGGCGACCTCGCGGGCTGGCGGGCGGGCCTGGCAGACCGGCCCGGCGTCACGATCCGCGTGCACGACGCCGACGACCACATGTTCTTCCGCGGCGAAGGACCCTCCACGCCCGCCGCGTACGAGTCGCCGCAGCACGTCGACCCGGCCGTGGTCGCCGACATCGCCGAGTGGCTGGCTGCTCGGCGGCGGAAGGTCCCCCGGCGCTGGTTCCGCCGCGAGCGTTAGCCGAGCCGGGCCGCCAGGAGACTGCGGGCGGTGTCGGCGATGGTCTCTTCCACCGGGCGGGTCCGCCAGCCGAGTACGCTGCGCGCCTTGTCCGTGCGGATGACCGGGACGCGGCCGAGCCGGGCGAGCGCGTCCCGCATCGCCGGGTCGGTCTCGGCGGCGGCCCGCACCTGTTCGGCTGTCAGCTCGCCGGTGGGGAGGCCGGCCCCGCCGACGGTCTCCGCGAGGATCCGGGCCATCCCGAGGAAGCTGATCGACTTCCCGGCCGCGGCCAGGAACCGCTCCCCCGCGGCCCGCGGGTGGGTCATCGCCCGGACGTGCAGCTCGGCGACGTCCCGGACGTCGACGACGCCGAAGTACAGCGGCGGCACGACCGGCATCGCCCCGTCGAGCATCGCCCGCACCAGCGCGACCGACGACGACAGGCGGCCGCCGAGGACCGGGCCGAAGATGCCGGCCGGGTTGATCACCGCCAGCTCCGGGCCGCCCGCCGACCGCACCTGCGCCCACGCGGCGCGCTCGGCGATGACCTTCGACCGGACGTAGGCGCTGTTGGGATCGGCCGGGTCGGTCCAGTCGGCCTCGGTGTACTCCGCCCGCGGCGTGGCGCCGTAGCCGACCGCGGCGAAGGACGACGTCAGCACGACCCGCCGGACCCCGGCCTCCCGGGCGGCCGCCAGCACCCGGACCGCGCCGTCGCGAGCCGGGCGGATCACCTCGTCGTCGGTTCCGGGCGAGCCGGGCGGGAACGGCGAGGCGACGTGGAGCACCCCGTCCACGCCCTCGGCCGCTTCGGCCCAGCCGGCGTCCGCGCCGAGGTCCGCGGCCACCACCTCCAGGTCACCGGGCCCCACGGCGGCCCGCACCTCGGCCGCGCGCCCGAGGTCGCGCACGGTGGTGCGGACGCGGTGCCCGCCGGCCAGCAGGCGCGCGACGGTGTGCCCGCCCAGGTAGCCGGTGCCCCCGGTGACCAGGACCACCGATCGCTTGTCGTCGTTCATGTTTCCGTCCTCTCAGAACCGCTCGATCAGCGCCAGGAGCTCCGGGACGAGCCGCTTCGCCGTGTCGGCGTCACCCCGGTCGCGGGCGTCCCACAGCCGTGCCTTCAGCCGCAGGTACGCCAGCCGCGACCGCAACCGCTCGATCTCGGCTTCGAGCCGATCGGCGTGGTGGTCGAACAATTCACGCTGCTCGGCGGCGGCCTCGTCCCCGCGTGCCAGGAGAGCGAGGTAGCGACGCAGGTCCTCGACCCGCAGCCCGGCCGAACGCAGGCACCCGAGCGAATCGAGGACCTCCAGGGTCTCGGCGTCGTACCGCCGGTGCCCGCTGCTCGGGTCCCGCGGCACCGGGCCGATCAGCCCGATCTGCTCGTAGTAGCGCAGCGTCGGCTCGCTCAGCCCGCTGCGCCGCGACGCCTCGAGGATCGTCAGCCACACCTGCTCGCCCGCAACTCCTGCCATGGGAGACAGCATGCCGAACTTCAAGCACTTGAAGTCAACCGCACGGAACCGGTGTCGCCGACCACATCCGCCACGCGGAAATTGATCCAGATCGCCCCGCGGGCACCGAATGCGCGAATTCTTCGAATTCACCCGCTGCCGACGAAGAATCGGACTACCGTATCCGGCGGAGGGGAGCCGCCATGGCGCGAGTCACCGCGAACGACAATCACGAACCACGGCGGAGATTCGCGCGGATCCGGCATTTCCTGCGTCGCCGGGGCCGCCCGCTGACCGGGCTCGAGGCGTTCAACCTCATCGAACTCAAGCGGGGCGCCGATCCGATGCGCTGGCATTCCCGCCACGGCGTCTGGCCGCCGGACCGGGAATCGTCCGGGAAACCGAGCCGCCGGCCGTAGCGCGCGGTCTGTCCACTGTGGTCGGTCGCCCGGCCCGCCCGGGTAGCGACCGGAAACAGCCGACATCCGGGTGCTGGCGGCCGCCGGGGATCTACGTGACGATGGGAAGCGCTTGCATCCGGACAGAGGAGTTCGCATGGTCGAAGCGTTCAGCCGTCGCACCGTCCTGATCACCGGCACCGGGATCACCGCCGGGCTCGCGTTGCCCGGCCTCGCCCACGCCTCCCCGGGCGGCCGCGTCGGGTTCACCCTCGACGCCGAGACACTCGACGGCGGCGAGCAGGTCACCTCGCTCACCCTCGGCACCGCCCGGCTCGGCCCGATCGACCCGGCGAGCCTCACCACCGCCACGTTCGGCGTGCACGTCAAGGCCACCAGCCCGATCGACACCGGTGGCCAGGACATCGGCTACGAACTCGACCGCCCGGTGACGGCGGCGCGGCTCGAGCGCGGGAACATCGTGCTGGACCTCAGCCACGGCGAAGGCCAGACCGGCGGCGGCACCCTCGGGTACATCAACAGCAAGGCCCGCAACGTCCGCTTGGACCTGGTCTACACCATCACCCAGAACGCCCCCGTCACGCGGCACAGCCGTCCGGTCACCCTGACCGGGTTCACCCAGGGCCGCCTGGTCAACCCCGAAGTCGACGCCTTCACCCACCACGTCTCGCGGTCCGGCATGAAGTACCGGCTGTATTCCCCGCCGCCGCGGCGTGGCCGGCGGCCCTTGATCGTCTGGCTCCACGGCGGCGGAGAAGGCGCTTCCCTGCCCGACGGCTACTACGACAACGAGACCACGCTGCGCGCCAACCGCGGCGCCCTCGGCTTCACCACCCGCGAAGCACAGGCGATCTTCGAAAGCGCTTACGTCGTCGCCCCGCAATGCACGGCCGCCTGGATGGACAACGGGCCCCGCTTCGCCCCGCTCATCCACGAAATCGTCCGGGACGTCCTCCGCACGCACCCGGTCAACTCCGCCCGCGTCCACGTCACCGGCTGCAGCAACGGCGGCTACATGACCATGAAGATGACCACCGTCTATCCCACCGCCTTCGCTTCGTCGGTGCCGATCTGCGGCGTCGTCGCCGGCCGGAAAGCGGGTGACCCGCCGCTGATCCCCGACCCCGAACTGGCCGCGATCGCCACCCCCACCTGGCTGATCGCCTCCCGTGACGACGACACCGTCGACCCGCTGGCCAACTCCGTCCACGCGCACGACCTCATCCCCCGCGCCGAACTCACGCTGTACGACCACGTCGTGCGCGACGGCCACCAGTTCCCCGGCCACTGGTCGTGGATCTACGCCGCCCGCAACGACCCCAGCGTCCACGGCACGCACCTGTGGCAGTGGATGGCGCGGCAGGTCAGCGGCGGATGAGGCCGAGGTCCGTCGCGGCGGCGACCGCGGCGGTGCGCGAGTCGACGCCGAGCTTGGTGTAGCAGCGCGCCAGGTGGGACTTCACCGTGCCTTCGGTGAGGTGCAGCCGCTCCCCGATGGCCCGGTTCGACAGCCCGTCGGCGACCAGGGTGAGCACCTCGATCTCCCGCCGGGTCACCGCGACGCCGGGCCGGCGCATCCGGTCCAGGAGCCGGTCGGCGACGGCGGGCGCCAGTGCGGTGCGCCCGGCCGCGGCGGTGCGCACCGCCGCGGCCAGGTCTTCGGGCAGGGCGTCCTTGAGCAGGTACCCGGTGGCGCCGGCCTGGACGGCGGGCAGGATGTCGGCGTCGGTGTCGTAGGTGGTGACGATCAGCACGCGGGGTGCCCCGGGCCGGGCGGTGATCGCCGCGGTCGCTTCGGCTCCGGTCATCCCGGTGCCGAAGCGCAGGTCCATCAGGACGACGTCGATGTCGCCGGCGGCGGCCCGGGCCACGGCGGCTTCGGCGGTCGCGGCCTCGGCGACCACCGCGAGACCGGGTTCGGTCTCCAGCACCGCGCGCAGTCCCGCCCGCACCACGGGGTGGTCGTCGGCCAGCAGCAAGCGGATCTCGGTCACGGGCGCACCTCCGGCAGGGGAAGCCGGGCCGTCAGCGCGGTGCCGCCGCCGGGCGCCGACTCGACGGCGAAGGTGCCACCCAGCGCCCGGGTGCGAGCGCGCATGGCGGCCAGCCCGAAGCCGCCCTCGCCGGGGTCGGGCACCGGCAGCCGGCCGGTGTCGAAACCGC is a genomic window of Amycolatopsis lexingtonensis containing:
- a CDS encoding PHB depolymerase family esterase, with the protein product MVEAFSRRTVLITGTGITAGLALPGLAHASPGGRVGFTLDAETLDGGEQVTSLTLGTARLGPIDPASLTTATFGVHVKATSPIDTGGQDIGYELDRPVTAARLERGNIVLDLSHGEGQTGGGTLGYINSKARNVRLDLVYTITQNAPVTRHSRPVTLTGFTQGRLVNPEVDAFTHHVSRSGMKYRLYSPPPRRGRRPLIVWLHGGGEGASLPDGYYDNETTLRANRGALGFTTREAQAIFESAYVVAPQCTAAWMDNGPRFAPLIHEIVRDVLRTHPVNSARVHVTGCSNGGYMTMKMTTVYPTAFASSVPICGVVAGRKAGDPPLIPDPELAAIATPTWLIASRDDDTVDPLANSVHAHDLIPRAELTLYDHVVRDGHQFPGHWSWIYAARNDPSVHGTHLWQWMARQVSGG
- a CDS encoding MerR family transcriptional regulator, with product MAGVAGEQVWLTILEASRRSGLSEPTLRYYEQIGLIGPVPRDPSSGHRRYDAETLEVLDSLGCLRSAGLRVEDLRRYLALLARGDEAAAEQRELFDHHADRLEAEIERLRSRLAYLRLKARLWDARDRGDADTAKRLVPELLALIERF
- a CDS encoding SDR family oxidoreductase codes for the protein MNDDKRSVVLVTGGTGYLGGHTVARLLAGGHRVRTTVRDLGRAAEVRAAVGPGDLEVVAADLGADAGWAEAAEGVDGVLHVASPFPPGSPGTDDEVIRPARDGAVRVLAAAREAGVRRVVLTSSFAAVGYGATPRAEYTEADWTDPADPNSAYVRSKVIAERAAWAQVRSAGGPELAVINPAGIFGPVLGGRLSSSVALVRAMLDGAMPVVPPLYFGVVDVRDVAELHVRAMTHPRAAGERFLAAAGKSISFLGMARILAETVGGAGLPTGELTAEQVRAAAETDPAMRDALARLGRVPVIRTDKARSVLGWRTRPVEETIADTARSLLAARLG
- a CDS encoding response regulator, encoding MTEIRLLLADDHPVVRAGLRAVLETEPGLAVVAEAATAEAAVARAAAGDIDVVLMDLRFGTGMTGAEATAAITARPGAPRVLIVTTYDTDADILPAVQAGATGYLLKDALPEDLAAAVRTAAAGRTALAPAVADRLLDRMRRPGVAVTRREIEVLTLVADGLSNRAIGERLHLTEGTVKSHLARCYTKLGVDSRTAAVAAATDLGLIRR
- a CDS encoding alpha/beta hydrolase family protein, with protein sequence MTERGPAAVAAAVVDLAAERRFADVEELFAPRLRAVASAETLRVGWEGEIARIGPVSAIGGPVSGPAGAGLVRVRVPVTCERGGLTVVMSVDDAGLLHGLRLAPPSSTSWEPPDYATPGRFTERDITVGEGPLAVPGTLTVPTGRGPWPGLVLLSSGPFDRDLTTGPNKPFKDLAWGLASRGVAVVRFDKVTHTHPHVGAEPGFTMAEEYVPHALSAVRLLQRQRTVDAERVFVAGHSGGGKAAPRVAAADASIAGLVSLAGDTLPLSRTAVRVVKYLAELDPGPATTAAVEAVTRQAALVESPGLSPAIPASDLLFNWPASYWLDLRDYDPVATAAGLDRPMLILQGGRDYQVTADGDLAGWRAGLADRPGVTIRVHDADDHMFFRGEGPSTPAAYESPQHVDPAVVADIAEWLAARRRKVPRRWFRRER
- a CDS encoding helix-turn-helix domain-containing protein, whose translation is MDTLELLAHPVRLRIVHAMRGGRTHTTAQLCALLPDVSKAMVYRHVDLLASGGILRVAEERRVRGAVERHYELRPERASIDPDTAAGLSPEDHRRGFAVAVAALVAEFNAYLDRENADPATDPVGYRQHAIWLNREELIAMNDELRAAILPRLANPPAPGRTRYLLSPILFPSEQPTAD